A region from the Candidatus Electrothrix scaldis genome encodes:
- a CDS encoding putative addiction module antidote protein, producing MSRKRKVADLADFDSAKFLQDDEDIAAYLTIVIGENDPSLLAAALGDIARAKGMTEIAKSTGITREALYKALRPNAKPRFDTINRVCAALGVRLVAEPARPQGAS from the coding sequence ATGAGCAGAAAAAGAAAGGTTGCTGATCTAGCTGATTTTGATTCGGCAAAATTCCTGCAAGATGATGAAGATATTGCCGCTTACCTCACAATCGTGATCGGGGAAAACGATCCTTCCCTTCTGGCCGCTGCTTTGGGGGATATCGCACGAGCCAAAGGAATGACGGAAATAGCTAAATCCACCGGAATAACCCGTGAAGCCTTGTATAAAGCGCTTAGACCGAATGCCAAACCCCGATTTGACACAATCAACCGAGTATGCGCAGCCCTCGGGGTTCGCTTGGTCGCCGAACCTGCTCGCCCTCAGGGAGCGTCCTAA
- a CDS encoding trypsin-like peptidase domain-containing protein has product MRSFRSPFRGGNSLPLFLLILAVLYLLFHTFNPGVTRHDRLDHTAESRPVTARGDLAEDEKNTIAVFRETSPSVVYITTIELQRNLFTLNVYEIPKGTGSGFIWDNKGRIVTNYHVIADAGRIEVTLADHTTWKATLVGTAPDRDLAVLQIAAPAEKLRPIMVGESENLIVGQKVFAIGNPFGLDQTLTTGVVSALGREMRSMTNRTIHNVIQTDAAINPGNSGGPLLDSAGRLIGVNTMIYTPSGGRSGMGFNVGIGFAVPVHEVNRVVPQIIRHGKMVRPGLGISIAPENVIRDLNLDGILILNVVSGSSAEKAGLRGTKQVWGGLILGDIILGVNGVRITDYNQLRDEVEKYNVGDSVTLTLLRDNRQVDIDVVLEAM; this is encoded by the coding sequence ATGCGCTCTTTTCGATCTCCCTTCCGGGGCGGTAATTCCCTGCCCCTGTTCCTGCTCATCCTTGCCGTTCTCTATCTCCTCTTCCATACCTTTAACCCAGGAGTCACTCGGCACGACCGACTTGACCATACTGCCGAGTCCAGACCGGTCACGGCACGGGGGGATCTGGCGGAGGATGAAAAAAACACCATTGCCGTGTTCCGGGAGACCTCGCCCTCGGTGGTCTATATCACCACCATTGAGCTGCAACGTAATCTCTTCACCCTAAATGTCTACGAGATTCCCAAGGGGACCGGGTCCGGTTTTATCTGGGATAATAAGGGCCGAATAGTGACCAATTACCACGTCATTGCCGATGCCGGTCGCATTGAGGTGACCCTGGCAGATCATACAACCTGGAAGGCAACCCTGGTGGGCACGGCCCCGGATCGTGACCTGGCCGTGCTCCAAATCGCCGCTCCTGCTGAGAAACTGCGCCCCATTATGGTTGGCGAGTCGGAAAATCTCATCGTCGGGCAAAAGGTCTTTGCCATAGGCAATCCCTTTGGCCTGGATCAAACCCTAACCACCGGAGTGGTCAGTGCTCTGGGCCGGGAAATGCGCTCCATGACCAACCGTACTATCCATAACGTTATCCAGACTGACGCAGCTATTAATCCGGGCAACTCCGGCGGTCCCTTACTGGACAGCGCCGGTCGCCTCATCGGGGTGAACACTATGATCTATACGCCATCTGGAGGAAGATCTGGAATGGGTTTTAACGTAGGCATAGGCTTTGCTGTCCCGGTCCATGAGGTCAACCGGGTGGTGCCCCAGATTATCCGCCACGGCAAGATGGTCCGCCCCGGCCTGGGCATCAGTATTGCCCCGGAAAACGTCATCCGTGACCTGAATCTGGACGGCATCCTGATCCTCAATGTGGTTTCCGGTTCCTCAGCGGAAAAGGCGGGCCTGCGCGGGACCAAGCAGGTCTGGGGTGGTTTGATCCTGGGGGATATCATCCTCGGGGTAAATGGCGTGCGTATCACCGATTATAATCAGCTCCGGGATGAGGTGGAGAAATATAACGTCGGCGACTCGGTCACCCTGACCCTGCTACGGGATAACCGTCAGGTAGATATCGATGTGGTGCTGGAGGCGATGTAA
- a CDS encoding molybdopterin-dependent oxidoreductase has protein sequence MAFSRRNFLKYAAMSAGGAVLADTPFISAEARAKAEGGNVKYVPTSCEMCFWKCGAVAKVVDGKVVKLEGNPFHPQSRGKLCARGQAGIGQLYDEDRLKHPMILDGPRGEGKYRKASWDEALTLVAEKMKAIAEKHGPEAIAMMSHGSPGDYFTNVLKAMGSRNIAFPSFAQCKGIRDVAWELTFGHKPGSSCERVDMENSRVIVLLGTHLGENMHNSQNQEFAEAVSRGAKIICVDPRYSTAASKSAFWLPIKPGTDTALLLAWINIVISEELYDKEYVEKYTVGFDEVKEAVAEYTPEWAAQETELPMRQIVEAVRELCRYAPNVVVHPGRHYSWYGNDTQRARAVAILNALLGTWGRKGGMWLPAKAKFASFNDGNPAYPEASKPPVIKGNFPFAGGEGVTQALRDTTINGKPYPIKAWLVAGTNLMKSLPDQRLTREAIDGLDFFVAIDLFPTETVMLADVILPECTYLERHDGLFKIKTREAGVAIRQPAVEPMYETKPAWWIGSELCKKLGLKEYAVKGDGMDAWEDRMRRQAEAWGVDFEQLSKHTGYVTIPDSEKPYITEDNPPVFGTFSEKIELYSEELEGEGFDPVPQYEPVEQPPKNMFRLIYGRSPVHTFSRTINTQWLWELHKENEVWLNKKEAERLGIKNGQYVVLENQDGIRCNRIKVKATERIRQDCVYMVHGFGHNAPRLSRANKSGADDQQLISKYIEDPITGGTGMRVNFVKIIKEA, from the coding sequence ATGGCTTTTTCGAGGAGAAACTTTCTCAAGTATGCCGCCATGTCTGCCGGAGGCGCTGTGCTTGCCGACACCCCTTTCATTTCTGCCGAGGCCAGAGCAAAGGCTGAGGGAGGAAATGTAAAGTATGTGCCGACCAGCTGTGAGATGTGCTTCTGGAAATGCGGCGCCGTTGCTAAAGTAGTTGACGGAAAAGTAGTAAAACTTGAGGGTAATCCATTCCATCCCCAGAGCCGGGGAAAATTGTGTGCTCGTGGCCAGGCCGGTATTGGTCAGCTCTACGACGAGGACCGCCTGAAACACCCGATGATCCTTGATGGCCCTCGGGGTGAGGGAAAGTACAGAAAGGCAAGCTGGGATGAAGCCCTCACCTTGGTAGCGGAGAAGATGAAGGCCATCGCTGAAAAGCACGGCCCAGAGGCCATTGCTATGATGTCTCATGGCTCTCCTGGTGATTATTTTACCAATGTGCTTAAGGCGATGGGCTCTCGTAATATTGCCTTCCCGTCTTTTGCTCAATGCAAGGGGATTCGTGATGTGGCATGGGAGTTGACCTTTGGTCATAAGCCCGGCAGCAGCTGTGAGCGTGTTGACATGGAAAACAGCCGGGTCATCGTCCTCTTGGGTACCCACCTGGGAGAGAATATGCATAATTCCCAGAATCAGGAGTTTGCCGAGGCCGTGAGCCGTGGCGCCAAGATCATTTGTGTTGATCCTCGCTACTCCACAGCAGCTTCCAAATCTGCCTTCTGGCTTCCGATTAAGCCAGGAACCGATACAGCTCTCTTACTGGCTTGGATCAATATCGTTATCAGCGAAGAGCTGTATGATAAAGAGTATGTAGAAAAATACACCGTAGGTTTTGACGAGGTCAAAGAAGCGGTAGCGGAGTATACTCCAGAATGGGCCGCTCAAGAGACCGAGCTCCCCATGCGTCAGATTGTTGAGGCTGTTCGTGAGCTTTGCCGCTACGCACCAAATGTTGTTGTCCATCCGGGTCGCCATTATTCCTGGTATGGCAACGACACGCAGCGCGCCCGTGCTGTCGCCATCCTGAATGCCCTGCTCGGTACTTGGGGACGTAAAGGTGGTATGTGGCTGCCTGCTAAGGCAAAGTTTGCCAGCTTCAATGATGGAAATCCTGCATATCCTGAAGCAAGCAAGCCTCCTGTTATCAAAGGGAATTTTCCCTTTGCCGGTGGAGAAGGTGTTACCCAGGCTCTGCGAGATACTACTATTAACGGTAAGCCCTATCCCATTAAGGCATGGCTTGTTGCAGGAACCAATCTGATGAAATCCTTGCCGGATCAGCGTCTGACTCGTGAGGCGATTGATGGCTTAGATTTCTTTGTTGCTATTGACCTGTTTCCCACCGAAACCGTTATGCTGGCCGATGTTATCCTGCCTGAATGTACCTATCTGGAAAGGCATGATGGCTTGTTTAAAATAAAGACCCGCGAGGCCGGTGTTGCTATCCGTCAGCCTGCTGTTGAGCCCATGTATGAAACCAAGCCTGCTTGGTGGATTGGGAGTGAGCTCTGCAAAAAATTAGGGCTTAAGGAATATGCGGTCAAAGGTGACGGTATGGATGCTTGGGAAGATCGTATGCGTCGTCAGGCTGAGGCTTGGGGCGTAGATTTTGAGCAATTATCCAAGCATACCGGATACGTTACCATCCCAGACAGTGAGAAACCCTATATCACTGAAGACAACCCGCCTGTTTTCGGGACGTTCTCGGAAAAAATCGAGCTGTACAGTGAGGAACTGGAAGGGGAAGGCTTTGATCCGGTACCTCAATACGAGCCGGTTGAACAGCCGCCGAAAAATATGTTTCGTCTGATCTACGGTCGCAGCCCGGTACACACCTTCAGTCGTACAATCAACACCCAATGGCTCTGGGAGCTTCATAAGGAAAACGAGGTCTGGCTGAACAAGAAAGAGGCCGAGCGCCTCGGCATCAAGAACGGTCAGTATGTTGTTCTGGAAAATCAGGACGGTATACGCTGCAATAGAATAAAGGTTAAGGCTACCGAACGAATTCGCCAGGATTGTGTGTATATGGTGCATGGCTTTGGCCATAATGCGCCGAGACTGAGCCGGGCAAACAAAAGCGGTGCCGATGATCAGCAGCTGATAAGCAAATATATCGAAGATCCGATTACCGGCGGTACCGGAATGCGGGTTAACTTTGTTAAGATAATCAAGGAGGCCTGA
- the nrfD gene encoding NrfD/PsrC family molybdoenzyme membrane anchor subunit — protein sequence MELSITGTNAITYPVMHVWDWRVAIYLFLGGLSGGLMTMSAINYLRPGRKGPMQSVCCWQIPVMAPILLSIGLFFLWLDLERKLHGYLFYMTFKPLSPMSWGAWIVLVIYPLMILYALAALPDEVKARIKNGFVKNIADAVAPHLSKLAKLNVVFGVLLSIYTGILLSTFVARPLWNSAILPLLFLASGMSTGAAVMIIIAKNKEVKLFFTKLDIWLIFFELLVLALMFYGHYTADAAHRAAIMPFFNSSHDTFPYFLSIITIGILLPLAIVLKFLEVTGKHTEEVSGFGLFLMNTSAIFVLIGGAIIRFALVYAGQLSGYGYNMM from the coding sequence ATGGAACTGAGTATCACCGGCACCAATGCCATTACTTACCCGGTCATGCATGTCTGGGACTGGCGGGTTGCCATTTATCTCTTTCTCGGTGGTCTTTCCGGCGGGTTAATGACGATGAGTGCGATCAACTACCTGCGCCCAGGAAGAAAAGGTCCTATGCAGAGCGTCTGCTGCTGGCAAATTCCTGTTATGGCACCGATCCTGCTGTCAATCGGCCTGTTTTTTCTTTGGCTGGATCTGGAGCGGAAGTTGCACGGCTATCTGTTTTATATGACCTTTAAGCCGCTTTCTCCCATGAGCTGGGGGGCGTGGATTGTCCTGGTCATCTATCCGTTAATGATTCTCTACGCCTTAGCAGCCCTGCCGGACGAGGTTAAAGCACGAATCAAGAACGGCTTTGTGAAAAACATAGCAGATGCTGTGGCTCCGCATCTGTCCAAGCTGGCAAAGCTCAACGTGGTTTTTGGCGTTCTGTTGTCTATTTACACCGGTATTCTGTTGAGCACCTTTGTTGCCCGTCCTCTTTGGAACTCTGCCATCCTGCCGCTTCTGTTTCTGGCCAGTGGTATGAGTACCGGAGCTGCGGTTATGATCATTATCGCCAAAAACAAAGAGGTAAAACTTTTCTTTACCAAGTTGGACATTTGGTTGATATTTTTCGAGCTTCTGGTTCTTGCTCTGATGTTCTATGGGCATTACACAGCAGATGCAGCGCATCGAGCGGCAATTATGCCTTTCTTCAACAGCTCACACGATACCTTTCCGTATTTTCTGAGCATTATCACCATCGGTATTCTTCTGCCCTTGGCAATCGTCCTGAAGTTCCTTGAGGTAACAGGAAAGCATACTGAAGAGGTCTCTGGTTTTGGACTTTTTCTGATGAACACCAGTGCTATTTTTGTCCTGATTGGTGGGGCGATTATTCGTTTTGCTTTGGTTTATGCAGGACAGCTTTCAGGCTATGGCTATAATATGATGTAG
- a CDS encoding type II toxin-antitoxin system RelE/ParE family toxin codes for MYTVKTLPEFDKWLNSLKDRMTKQRLSVRLRKATLGNLGDVKPVGDGVYEMREYFGPGWRMYYAKRGETLIMMLGGGDKGSQKTDIATAKQRNSMLED; via the coding sequence ATGTACACGGTTAAAACACTTCCCGAATTTGACAAATGGCTGAACAGCCTGAAAGACCGCATGACAAAACAGAGGTTGAGTGTTCGTCTGCGTAAAGCCACACTTGGTAATCTCGGTGATGTGAAGCCGGTCGGGGACGGTGTTTATGAAATGCGCGAGTATTTTGGGCCAGGCTGGCGTATGTACTATGCCAAACGAGGAGAAACGTTGATTATGATGCTTGGTGGCGGGGACAAAGGATCACAAAAAACCGACATCGCCACAGCCAAGCAGCGCAACAGCATGCTGGAGGACTAA
- a CDS encoding cation:proton antiporter has protein sequence MIYDATFGIAVLLGTGLAVAKLAQMLRLPSVTGFILAGLLLGESGLGLMTTDLLGHQLDHFTSIALMLIAFGIGEHVELRRLDGMRKNVAYIALLQALVGFTVVMLVTLYITWLTSGTGKITLHQVILSILLGAISVATAPATILHVIRELGARGPKTSTLLAVVAATDAIAIMVFGIAVSTAHNLAGTEGLSLSSLLFCLYEIGGSLLVGILTGLIIDKALDKLHNNGEMLTAGLALLLLCGELTRQLHLSSLLAGMIAGFVMINRAERDVRLFRIINGFEPPIYVLFFTLAGVHLDLSALKLAGWVGITYFLARIIGKYCGSWLGAYLSGATKHVRNYLGLSLIPQAGVAIGFVFMVSTDPKLADWSSTITPVVLAGVVLAELCGPVLVRITMEKAGEINQGLARKQPGSFLTRLFSAKNSQGENLSLEPWSLGEIQPPASPIGVVVVGTWHFATARALTRVATILAHHFDALPLTVRAREKEEEKLSEEKLRDLFLPETDEASLLGYPIQTEVLYDKRATALIAATQKHNAKALVLGYPISRAPLKFQRVLDPVSSAVHCPIIAVRFVGTMTWERILIPFIQKEELKTLLPIIEAMITSCHPQLTFQQLLFADSTPDEIRSTEKKLESWANSTVYDADSIRCLAEASESPLESILREARYHDLIIMTASELKGMKRCILGSLANVVVENCKNPVFVVYPGKAKD, from the coding sequence ATGATATACGACGCCACCTTCGGTATAGCCGTTCTCTTAGGCACCGGCCTTGCTGTTGCCAAGCTTGCCCAAATGCTGCGCCTCCCCTCGGTGACCGGTTTCATCCTGGCGGGCCTGCTCCTGGGAGAATCAGGTCTTGGCCTTATGACCACTGACCTGCTCGGTCACCAACTGGATCATTTCACCAGCATCGCCCTGATGCTCATCGCCTTTGGTATTGGTGAACACGTGGAGCTTCGGCGTCTTGACGGCATGAGAAAAAACGTCGCCTATATAGCCCTGCTCCAGGCCTTGGTCGGGTTCACCGTGGTCATGCTTGTCACCCTGTACATCACATGGTTGACCTCCGGTACCGGAAAAATAACCCTCCATCAGGTTATTCTCTCCATACTGTTAGGAGCCATCTCCGTTGCCACGGCCCCAGCCACCATTTTACATGTTATTCGCGAGCTGGGCGCCAGAGGTCCGAAGACCTCAACCCTCTTAGCCGTTGTGGCAGCAACCGATGCCATCGCCATTATGGTCTTTGGCATAGCGGTCTCCACGGCCCATAATCTCGCAGGTACGGAAGGGCTTTCCCTTTCCTCCCTGCTCTTCTGCCTCTATGAAATCGGCGGCTCCCTGCTTGTCGGCATACTCACCGGCCTCATCATTGACAAGGCGCTAGACAAGCTCCATAATAACGGAGAAATGCTCACCGCTGGCTTGGCCCTGCTCCTCCTCTGCGGCGAGCTCACCCGCCAGCTCCACCTCTCCTCTCTGCTGGCCGGGATGATAGCCGGTTTTGTCATGATTAACCGGGCTGAGCGGGATGTCCGTCTTTTTCGCATTATTAACGGATTTGAACCCCCTATCTATGTCCTTTTTTTCACCCTGGCCGGGGTTCACCTGGACCTCTCTGCCCTCAAACTGGCAGGTTGGGTGGGTATAACCTATTTCCTCGCCCGCATTATCGGCAAATATTGCGGAAGCTGGCTCGGTGCCTACCTCTCCGGAGCAACAAAACATGTCCGTAATTACCTCGGCCTCTCACTTATTCCCCAGGCCGGTGTGGCTATCGGCTTTGTTTTCATGGTCAGCACAGACCCCAAGCTGGCGGACTGGTCCTCAACCATCACCCCTGTGGTGCTGGCCGGGGTGGTCCTTGCCGAGCTCTGTGGCCCTGTACTGGTCAGGATAACTATGGAAAAAGCCGGAGAAATTAATCAGGGCCTCGCACGCAAACAACCTGGATCATTCCTTACCCGCCTCTTTAGCGCCAAGAACTCGCAAGGGGAAAACCTATCTCTGGAGCCCTGGTCTCTCGGTGAGATACAGCCACCAGCCTCACCCATCGGGGTAGTTGTGGTAGGAACCTGGCATTTTGCCACCGCCAGAGCCCTAACCCGAGTCGCCACCATCCTGGCCCATCATTTTGATGCCCTGCCCTTAACGGTGCGGGCACGAGAAAAAGAGGAAGAAAAACTCAGCGAGGAAAAGCTCAGAGATCTCTTCTTACCAGAGACCGACGAGGCATCGCTTCTGGGTTATCCTATACAAACAGAGGTTCTGTACGATAAACGGGCCACAGCTCTTATTGCTGCAACCCAAAAACATAATGCCAAAGCCCTGGTCCTGGGCTATCCTATCAGCAGGGCCCCGCTCAAATTTCAGCGTGTCCTTGATCCGGTTTCCTCTGCTGTCCACTGCCCGATTATTGCGGTTCGCTTTGTCGGAACAATGACCTGGGAACGAATCCTGATCCCCTTTATTCAAAAAGAAGAGCTGAAAACCTTGCTGCCCATTATTGAGGCCATGATAACCTCCTGCCACCCCCAACTGACCTTTCAGCAGCTCCTCTTTGCCGATAGCACCCCGGACGAGATTCGGAGCACGGAAAAAAAGCTGGAGAGTTGGGCCAATTCAACGGTCTATGATGCAGATTCCATCCGCTGCCTTGCTGAGGCCTCGGAATCCCCCCTGGAATCCATCCTCAGGGAAGCCCGCTATCATGACCTGATTATTATGACAGCCTCTGAACTCAAGGGTATGAAACGGTGTATCCTGGGTTCACTGGCCAATGTGGTGGTCGAAAACTGCAAAAATCCGGTCTTTGTTGTCTATCCCGGGAAAGCAAAAGATTGA
- a CDS encoding ester cyclase, translating to MHKNKEIVRRYFLEVMNLGRLDALDELLSPDFVFTAPSLPEPCRGPDNLKELVKILHQKVAHFYIHVCEMMADSDTVVTHWRSGGTHTDGSLVYTDRGDITPIVSNFEIHGVTWHKIKDGKIVESTADEDTASLMTQLGVLPYKQPASSSSREANQVLVRRYFNEVLNQGNLDVIDEIIDRHFHFIVQDRPEPFRGREGLKGFVRNIRKAFPDITFAIAGETLEGDKVAIRRKVKGTHKGELFGTAPTNQLVETLGIDIFTLYQGKILTLQATGNDFGLTLQSDFMAEMLAS from the coding sequence ATGCATAAAAATAAAGAAATAGTCCGTCGTTATTTTTTAGAGGTCATGAACCTTGGCCGACTGGATGCCCTTGACGAACTCTTGTCGCCTGATTTTGTTTTCACCGCTCCCTCCCTGCCAGAGCCCTGTAGGGGACCGGATAATCTCAAGGAGCTGGTCAAAATACTACACCAAAAGGTTGCTCATTTTTATATTCATGTCTGTGAGATGATGGCTGATAGCGATACAGTAGTCACCCACTGGCGAAGCGGTGGCACCCACACAGACGGTTCCTTAGTTTATACAGACAGGGGAGATATCACCCCGATTGTCAGTAACTTTGAAATTCATGGCGTAACCTGGCATAAAATAAAGGACGGCAAAATCGTAGAATCCACAGCTGATGAGGATACGGCCAGCCTCATGACCCAGCTGGGTGTGTTGCCGTACAAGCAACCAGCGTCCTCATCAAGCAGGGAAGCGAATCAGGTCCTTGTCCGCCGCTACTTCAACGAAGTGCTGAACCAGGGCAACCTGGATGTTATCGACGAGATCATTGACCGCCATTTTCATTTTATCGTGCAGGACAGACCCGAGCCCTTTCGTGGAAGGGAGGGTTTGAAGGGGTTTGTCCGGAATATCCGCAAAGCCTTTCCCGATATCACCTTTGCCATTGCCGGAGAAACCCTTGAAGGGGATAAGGTGGCCATACGCCGTAAGGTCAAAGGAACCCATAAAGGAGAACTCTTCGGCACAGCGCCCACAAATCAGCTGGTTGAAACCCTGGGCATAGACATCTTCACCCTCTATCAGGGCAAAATCCTCACCCTTCAGGCCACGGGCAATGATTTTGGTTTAACTCTGCAATCGGATTTTATGGCAGAAATGCTTGCTTCGTAG
- a CDS encoding 4Fe-4S dicluster domain-containing protein, with protein MPRYAMVIDQSRCIGCMACVVACKRENDVPPENYRTRVLEIVQGTYPTLTTEMRSELCNHCDNAPCVSICPTGASHHEEDGTVQIDRKKCVGCKACITSCPYNVRYINEEHGYADKCSFCQHRLREGKKPACVATCVGGSRIFGDLDDPESEVSKILRRVGHRVLKKEVGTGPNIYYINQYPKRA; from the coding sequence ATGCCCAGATACGCCATGGTCATAGACCAGTCAAGATGCATCGGCTGCATGGCATGTGTAGTGGCATGCAAGCGCGAGAACGATGTGCCGCCGGAAAATTACCGCACCCGGGTTCTTGAGATAGTGCAGGGAACCTATCCTACGCTGACAACAGAGATGCGTTCCGAGCTCTGTAATCATTGTGATAATGCACCCTGTGTAAGTATCTGTCCTACAGGTGCTTCTCATCACGAGGAAGATGGCACGGTCCAGATTGATCGCAAGAAATGTGTTGGTTGTAAGGCCTGTATTACCTCTTGCCCTTATAATGTGCGCTACATTAATGAAGAGCACGGTTATGCCGATAAGTGCTCTTTCTGTCAGCATCGCCTGCGCGAAGGTAAGAAGCCAGCCTGTGTTGCTACCTGTGTCGGCGGTTCAAGGATCTTCGGCGATCTGGATGATCCTGAGAGTGAAGTATCAAAAATTCTGCGGAGAGTTGGTCATCGGGTGCTGAAGAAGGAAGTCGGAACCGGACCGAATATCTATTATATTAACCAGTATCCGAAAAGAGCTTAA